One part of the Glycine soja cultivar W05 chromosome 11, ASM419377v2, whole genome shotgun sequence genome encodes these proteins:
- the LOC114374072 gene encoding RING-H2 finger protein ATL8-like, whose amino-acid sequence MTRAFRILNSADNATAVAAAAPPPEAVALESDFVVILAALLCALICVVGLVAVARCAWLRRGSGAGNSPRQALANKGLKKKVLQSLPKFAYVDSNPSKWLATSECAICLAEFAAGDEIRVLPQCGHGFHVPCIDTWLGSHSSCPSCRQVLAVARCQKCGRFPATGAGASRTPATEPELKSREDNNAASYSNNNINNNSDRGGSNSNSNCNMEHHHHSHHVNSGFLP is encoded by the coding sequence ATGACGCGCGCGTTCAGAATTCTAAACTCCGCGGACAACGCCACCGCGGTAGCCGCGGCGGCGCCTCCGCCGGAGGCGGTAGCGCTGGAGTCCGACTTCGTGGTGATTCTCGCGGCGCTCCTCTGCGCGCTCATCTGCGTGGTGGGGCTGGTGGCGGTGGCGCGGTGCGCGTGGCTCCGGCGAGGCTCGGGTGCCGGAAACTCTCCTCGGCAAGCCTTGGCGAACAAGGGCCTGAAGAAGAAGGTGCTGCAGTCGCTTCCGAAGTTCGCGTACGTGGACAGCAACCCGAGCAAGTGGTTAGCGACGTCGGAATGCGCGATCTGCCTCGCCGAGTTCGCCGCCGGCGACGAGATCCGCGTGCTGCCGCAGTGCGGCCACGGCTTCCACGTGCCCTGCATCGACACGTGGCTTGGGTCCCACTCCTCTTGCCCTTCTTGTCGACAGGTTTTGGCGGTGGCCAGGTGTCAGAAGTGTGGGCGATTTCCGGCCACCGGTGCCGGAGCTTCCAGAACGCCGGCGACCGAACCCGAATTGAAGTCCAGAGAAGACAACAATGCCGCGAGTTAcagcaataataatattaataacaacaGCGACAGGGGTGGCAGTAACAGTAATAGTAATTGTAACATGGAACATCATCATCACAGCCACCATGTGAATAGTGGGTTCTTGCCCTGA